The Capsicum annuum cultivar UCD-10X-F1 chromosome 3, UCD10Xv1.1, whole genome shotgun sequence genomic sequence AAAACAAAAGGAGGCTTTTTAGGATTTGGCAGCTTGATCTTTCCGCTACTACAACATAAAGTGAAtactgattttttatttttatatttcttctcaattcttTAATCATACCAGAAATATGCCCCACAGCATTCACATTCACATGTAGGATCTCCTATATCCTAGTAATCAAATATtgtcaaagtaaaataaataagcaaTCAAATATtgtcaaagtaaaataaatatgcaGTCAATGTACTTATTATAAATAATACAgtaattatgaaatataaataaatgtaACAAACAACATACGTTGATTGTTAGTTTTCCAACTTTCTATTGCATCATctcaaataataatattaaaataatatatttaaagataaataaagTTGGATATCTTAATACAGTTTAACAATATCAATTGTATTTGGGTTTCTATCTACATACCTTCAAATATATCTTCATCTACATTTTCATCAGGGGTTTGTTGGTTTGAGAGCACATGACCTTGATGCATAAAGTATAAAATCAATGAAGTTTTTGTAAGAGTATGAATTGCAATTTTTTTAATGACATACCTGACATATCATCATATTGCATATTTAAATGGTTTGAATAACTATTCTCATCTACCAACAGTCCTTTATCCTTAAGTTGATTTGTAGTTGTAGATGAACTGCTCTCAAAATCTGTCATACACATATTAATGTTAGCCATTCTTTGTAaagaatatatattttcaaacttgaaattgTATTAAACAGTGTTACAAAAGAGTGATATCACAAAGCTACTAAAGGAGAAATGTAAAATATATGGGAAAAACAAAGAACAAAGATTCATGCCATTGTTATCTGACAAATATTTTCATCGTTTATAATTTTTTCGTTAGCATATTCTATTTCTTCTTGCAATTTTCTTTTGATCTTCCATGACAAAAGTGAATGTAACTGTAATTTGTCTGAAAATATATTTGGAATTAAGAAAACAAAAGCAGTTAACTATAGGCAGTTTTTTTTTTgcagattatttattttattttttaactgaTATTTAATTTGTCAGCAGTTGAATATTATGGAGTTCTAAAACATGCAATGTGTCGATTTTTCAATAGACTTTCATTGAACAATTATGGATTGGTCCCAAATCTAACATTCCAAATGCTGCAAAGTCAATTAAGATGGAAGTTGGCTGGTCTGTACTTACAACTTCTGAACAACCCTTTGTAATTAACCCAGATTGTAATGGGCTTCATTGATATCAAATGTTTTTTCTAATGTATATTTCTGCTGATGAAGGAGAAACTGCTGAGATCTTAAACTTCCAGTCTGTGTCTTCCGTCTTAGCTGCCTGTATAGACAACAAACGTGCAATAATACTCCAGTAAAAAGCTTCCTCGGCTTGATCATGTTCTACTTAACAATTTTTAAAGAGCTTTGGCGCTGCCTGTATTTTAACCTTTTGAAAAATCTGTTTTTGGTGTATTGGAGCTCATAATGACGACCATCAACTATGTTGCAAAGGTTGGTAAAGTTTGCAAAGCACTCCAAATTGAATTCACATATATCATTaaaatcatttttgttttttaatgaaGTAGAAAACTTCACTACTCTTATGTTAAGATGTTTTATATTTCGATAATATTGGATATTTAGATAATACTGAATATCTCTCTAACACAGAATGCATTTATTCAAGTTTACGCTAGCTATGCATAAATGAATTGGGTAACATTTAAGAAATTCTGGCATTTTATACTGTAAAAACTCATTTGCAATTAAAAGAGGTACTGTCCAAGTCATGGAACTCAGAGAGCTCGATAATTATAAATACACTTTGTGTTTGGCTGCTACTTTATTTGACTGCAGAGCTCTGGCTTTTACTTGCTGATTCAAAATCTAAATTACCACAAATCGAGTTTCAAGCCTCAGAGGTCACTGGAAGTGATTATGTTCACCTCAGAAGAGCCCACGAGATTCGGGATCAGCTGTCTGGGAAGGTTAGAAGCTTGATCACTTACTTTAACACCTAAAAGCATAAGCAAATGCATTTAGTTTTTGACTGTTTATGTTGCAATTTAGCAGTAACTAAACATGTCCCATGTCCAGTTGAAGTTCTAATGGCCATGATATTTCCAGCGGTTTGCTGGCAGGAATTGTACAACTTGCAGAACAACTGAAAAGTACAAAAGACAGCCATAATGTTTCCTTCTCTGATGCTGCTAAGTCTGCTGGTACATAAATGCTAAGGGGGATTTGTCTGAAGTCTCTCTCAAAAAAGAAACTTATTCTGCTTTTGTCAAGTTGCACATAGAGCAAGGTCCCATTTTAGAAAAAGGTCAACTGCTGTTAAATGTTTATCCTATTCTTCATCATCTGATGCAAGTACCAGTTTAATTATAGTCATATCAATAAATAAGTTGGTGTATCTGCCAATGAAGGTGTTTCGATTGGTGTTGTGACTGCGATTGCCGCTCCAGCAAGCATCAAAGTAACATTTGAAGGCAGTGGAGGTCATGCAGGAGCTGCATTGATGCCGAAAAGGTAACTATATTTTATGAGCCAGAGTTGTTCCATGATTCCGCAGATTCAAGGGTGTCTtccctttttatttaaaattttctgtAAAAGCTGGAGATCTCTATGCCGGCTTTCAACTTCTCTTTCACAAAAGATGTTTTTCATATTTAAGAAGTATTAAGATGGTTTTTCTGTCTATGTTGTGATAAACAGATAATTACCATCAGGATCGTGGGCTATGCTGTTGCTTTTGCTCGGAATATGTTTAGAAAGTTTAAAACTTTATACTACAGGAATTTCCACTACTGAAGAATCCACTCTGACTATTAATGtatcaactttcaaattttgTGTGCTTGCCACCTTCTTCATCTATGTGTTTCTCATTATTCTAATCTTTAAAAATTAAGCAAATTGTATAGTTGATTCATGTCATATGCTTCTTGAAAACCATCTTCTTTTGTAGTAAGCTCCCTGACTTGCATTATGACTGTCAGGCCGTAAAGCATTTTGTATTCTATTCTTTTTCAACTATCATCTACATTATTTTCAAGATGTTGAGACTTGAGAGCCATTTATCTGATTCTATATTGATTGCAACGGAGAATACTGGTCATGCGTGTTCTCTTCTCCAGTAGTTTTCTGCTAATTATATATTCTAATATATGGCTCATTGTTCCCCTCAACTAATTTGGAACAGAAATGATGATGGACTGGCAACTGCTGAGTTGGCTCTAGCCGTGGAGAAACATGTGCTGAATTCAGGATCCGTTGACGCTGTTGGAACTGTTGGTAAGTTAATGTCTTTTGCCTCATAATAGAAGACACTTGTCTAGGGCCAACTACCTTGTGCTTTTATGAATCGTTGAACTAATTGACGTGTGGAACAACTAATTAGCGTGAGAACTATTAGGTGAACTATTAGACTGCCTCCGCGACCCTTCAGGAATGACGATTGCTATGCTTCTGAAGTCAATTActgctaaggtatgttttctccTCCACCgcttatgttgttatttattcaGGGAGGTGCTTTACAACGTGCAGAAATATTGTGTTTctgattcaaattcaaaagtaagGTGCAGGCAcaaaattctttaatttattttaaatagttaTATGATTCGAATCCAgacccactatgtgggaatataatGGGTTTGTTGTTGTCATAGGTAGATGCTTCGGATAGAACTCATTAATTGGGACATCTAAAGAATTAATATATTCGGCATACTGCCCTTCGTAATAGCTACATCTTACTTCGGGTCCATTGCATGGCATGTTTATTTGTTTTATCATCTAGTGGGAATCTATTTAATTGTTTTATCCTTTTAACCTCTAAAACTGGTATTGAAGTGCACAGGTCTCCTCTTGTGACTCTTTGAAACTATACTTTTAACTAATCTTTTATGATAAAGCTAGATACTCTGTCTTCTAGTTGTAAAGTTAAGGCAAATATTAAGATTGTCCAGAATGCTATGAAAGGTCAcctaattttttaacaaaaatctTATTATATCTGCATCTGGATTGGCTCACATGCCCTTACTTTATGTGAGAAACCATTCGGTTAATATTCGATGATATGTCTTAGCATCAGGCGACCTCCAGAATAACTTCTTAGATTTCAAAAATTGAGTATTTTCTTCTCTTAGATTATAACAGGATGGAGATGAAAAAGTTGCATGTAGGTAGGGTGATAATTTGTATTAATGGGCCTATTTTCCGAGATGTAGGTATTGAACTCTATCTGCAACCATTCAATCCATAGGCCACTCTCATGTCTCTTTATTGTGTCAAATTTGTGCTCTGTATTGAGTTCTTTGTTGTCCGTATTCAGAATCATTGATGCACGGGCTGCAGTGCTGAGTTAATGTATGTCCTGGAACCAACGAAGAAGGTTGCGGCTGTCAAGTTAATTGATGACTGATTAATAATCTTGTTTCTATGTACGGATACTACTACTctcatttttcatattatttttcaatCATGCTCATTTTTTTCTCACACCAGCATTTTGTCTACTTTGTCTACTGAAACTTGTTAGTGTAAGAAAACACATTCAACATGATATTTAAAGATGTTTTTCATACTGTAATTTATGGAGTGAAACAACCACACATATTCTTCATTACATTAGCAAATATCTAATATAGTACTTGTTCATTACAAAATAAACTGAaattaaaattaacataaaaGTTACAGTTGAACATGGACTTTACTACtcatgtttctttttcttcttaatcACTTTGCGGATCTTGTTGGTGGATTGTTTGTCATTACATTCATCATCATATTCCTGCATTGGCAATTTTTCAGCACCTTTGCTTCTTTTGGTATACTATTTTTCTATCAAATCAACACTAATTTCTATTACAGATGGTGCACAACCTGATCCACAACCTGATAGATTGTTCTTGATGGGAGTCTGTAATAGATTGCATAGATTAAAACTGTGTTagataagaataaatatttgTATACTAATTATGTAAATGATAAAATCAAGTTTTTAATAATTATCACTCTCTTTTGTTTGTGTCAAAGGTTGATATGACAAAGAAAATATATACGCAGCATACAAAAATGCATGTttgtgatgaaaaaaaaaaatgaatatccATTACAAAAGGTATGTTATTAGcaaaattattatactttttgaaaagtttagattTAAACACCTACAAATGCAACATATAATTACCTCACAAAGCTCATCACCTCCCTTGTTTTGTGCACCTTCAAACAGAGAATCCTAATGAAATATAGTAAtgtcattaaaataaaatttataatttttatagaaCTTGAGATTTATATTTCTTTATAAGAAGTAGCACTTACAGTGTATTTTAGTGAAGGATGACAATATTCCTTGAAAAAGTTTATTCCTTGAAAAAGTTTAGTGAAGGATGACAATATTCCTTGAAAAAAGATTCATCAGCAGCAAATTTTAGAACTTTGTAGACTTCATCCTGCTTGTATATATTAGATTCCTTCACCGTGACCTTAAACATGagttttttttcaacaatatcatccaattcACTTGGATACaaacattcatcatcatcaattaaGCCCTTCTTTAATTCTTTTGCAGTTTTTTCCATAAGTTGCACAGCTTCACGGTTCCAAAGTAATAGGGTTATAAGATCAGTTTCATCCATTACACGAACTTGCAGCCTATACCTGAAATTCATTCTTTTATCATGTTAACAAAATAAagttttttcttgataaaaattgaTGTAGTATTGTAATAACCTGTGAACAACTTTTGCCTCTGAATTGCATTTTGGACAAAAAAATGAGTTTCCATCTTGTTCAACCTTTATAATACACTTGTTGCAAGCCATGTATGACCAACCATGATCAAGATCAAAACAAACAACTTTTGCAGCAATCCAATAGCTAGCTTCCTGTTTGATAGAGAAATTGTTGTTATAATATTTAAACACGTTGTGTTAAGTTAATTGGGTATGAAAAAGTTTATTCAACTCACTTCTGTGCATACAGTCAAATCATTGATATATTTAAAAGGTACAATTCCTTTGGCTAACTCATCCGTGATAGAATTACACTGTTGAGAATTTGTCTGGCTAAGCCGCTCATAATTAGAATCACATGCTGCATTTAATctgaatgaaaaataatataaaattatacattaatctatattctaaattttaatattaaatttaattgataaatGTGTTAAAACAATAGTTGGATGTGACAAGCCTAGATTTAAAAGCAATAGATTGCGGCAGAGATGGATTTATCCATAGCTTAGTTTGATACCAACAACTATGAATGAAGTAaacatctgtttgaaataatatttaaaatttaaaattaaaaataatttttgaataaatctGTTATGTATTATAGTTTGAAATATTTGTACCTCTGAATTTTTGAGCCTTCATAAATTGAAGAACCATAATCAAAGGTTCATTTGTGGATGCACTCAAATAAGGTTGAATTTGATCCACAAGTTCgccccaaagtctatttctcctGTAAGAATAAAGATTTCATTAAATGATTTACATAATGTTTTCAATCTACCGTATATGTGTATTTAATGTTGCAGCTTTAATATAAAGTAAAACGAATTTATATATTGCGCATTGGTTAAAGCAATTAGTTAGAAAAGCCTTTTTTTAGactgaaattatattttgattaagGCTTAGATGGAGTTGTAAAGATTTTCATTTGTGTTGTATGTGCATTTATTAAAATGATTGTCCGTTCTCAACGATCAGTGGATATGGTAGTGCCACAAATtgtaatataaaaaagaaaataagacataCTTATCATCTTCTAGCGCAATATTTATGAATACACTATTACTGTCTCCTTGCTTGAATGTTTGAACACCTTTATATGTTACAACCTGGCCAACAACATCTATAAATATAAATGGATTAGTTAAAATAAAAAGCacatattattgataaattttaaacTGACTAAGAAGAGAATCATTACCAAAAAGTTCTGTGTCATCGATAATATGGTGAATTGTCAGTTGGTCAAATGGATGCAAATTAAAGATGTCCATATGAAATGAAGGATCTCGATAGAAGTTGTTTTTATGAAAATCAACCTGTGCTTGTGCGTTGTAGTCTTTaaatttcttggaatttgatgtAACAACAAAGTTGTTAATGCGATATAACCCAAGTTCCTCCATCTTGTTCTTGAAAAACTTAATATCATACTTGCTTATTGAAGCATGTATGTGATCACCCTaatttgagatagagaattaGTATTGTTCAGTGTGTATACaacgttaaaaataaaaaaggaagattATTAATGTAAACATcgtgaaatatgaaaaattagtaaaaagCAATTAGTACCTTAGAATCCTATAAAACCATATCTAATGAATATGGTACATTAGATTTGAATTTATCCTGCAATTGCCAAAGACGAATAATTCTTACTCTCAAATTCCATTACTAAACCAAGGTTAATCCGATGGGTACTGCTTCTATAAGAGTTTGAGTTTGATGTCAAAGACAGGAAAGGATGTGAAAATCAGGTTGCAGACCATCTATCCAGACTTGAGGGAGATCAGGAAATCACTGATAAATACaaaattgatgatgcattccctgaTGAGCATATCCTTGTTGTTGTGCTTGACAGAGTACCTAGCTCATTGCTCACTGTTCTTTTCTTAGTAAccaggtctttcatgaacttcacGTATTCTGGTATTTGCTTCAAAGCCTTAATCAATGAAATATTCACTGACAACTACTGCTTGTAATTTGTGAGATGCTATGAAAAGTCATATATGGTTATGGAAGTACTACGTAAATTGCAAAATGTCAGGAATATAAGCACATGTATAAACTGAGGAAAATGTAGAACCTAGTAAGGAttatataagaataagaaaatgagTTGTAATGAAAGACAATTATCACAAAAATGAGTTTAGTGGGTGGTTTTAAAACCAACTCCTTCAAACTATCCCTAATTAAAAGGATATACACGTTTCTGTTTAAATTTTGTACTTTCTACTTTTTActgatttaaattttaataattaaaataaacaaacttGTTAGATGGCTTGTGtatatctcattttctttttagcatttgttgttgtttaaaattttgtcctaattattataatttttttatttgcagttattgatgtttaaatattttttaagaatgtaattaaaaagttttttttttcat encodes the following:
- the LOC107864863 gene encoding uncharacterized protein LOC107864863, translated to MEELGLYRINNFVVTSNSKKFKDYNAQAQVDFHKNNFYRDPSFHMDIFNLHPFDQLTIHHIIDDTELFDVVGQVVTYKGVQTFKQGDSNSVFINIALEDDKLNAACDSNYERLSQTNSQQCNSITDELAKGIVPFKYINDLTVCTEEASYWIAAKVVCFDLDHGWSYMACNKCIIKVEQDGNSFFCPKCNSEAKVVHRYRLQVRVMDETDLITLLLWNREAVQLMEKTAKELKKGLIDDDECLYPSELDDIVEKKLMFKVTVKESNIYKQDEVYKVLKFAADESFFKEYCHPSLNFFKE